A stretch of the Candidatus Jettenia sp. AMX2 genome encodes the following:
- the hisC gene encoding histidinol-phosphate transaminase: MSYFRNTIEKISGYIPGEQPKDGVFIKLNTNENPYPPSPKVLQALRETINESLRLYPDPAATAARLKIAEILGIKPERVMAGNGSDDLLSIIIRSFVNPGDKVVFPYPSYMLYETLAELQDASAYTIDFTGNYSLPEGFVVKDAKVTFIANPNSPSGTMISPDEISGIASRIDGVLVIDEAYADFSEENCLSLVEHHDNIIILRTLSKSYSLAGIRFGFCIAQEPIIQGLMKVKDSYNVDRLSIAAAVAALEDQDNMKMNVRKITETRQSLTTALQDMGFSVYPSKTNFILAECMEGISAYELYQALKSRKVLVRYFNLRRLDNCLRITIGTKEEIDILLKHLRELLVHLTSFEKKGSSPK, from the coding sequence TTGAGTTATTTTAGGAATACTATTGAAAAGATATCAGGATACATACCTGGTGAACAACCAAAGGACGGTGTCTTTATAAAACTGAATACAAACGAAAACCCCTATCCACCTTCTCCAAAAGTTTTACAGGCTTTGAGAGAGACGATAAATGAAAGCCTCCGTCTTTATCCTGACCCTGCCGCAACAGCCGCCAGACTAAAGATAGCAGAAATACTGGGAATAAAGCCGGAGCGTGTTATGGCAGGAAATGGCTCAGACGACCTGTTATCAATTATTATACGAAGCTTTGTAAATCCCGGAGATAAAGTGGTCTTCCCTTATCCCTCCTATATGCTTTATGAAACGCTGGCAGAATTGCAGGATGCCTCAGCATACACTATTGATTTTACGGGAAATTATTCACTTCCGGAAGGTTTCGTTGTAAAGGATGCAAAAGTTACCTTCATCGCAAATCCAAATTCCCCTTCGGGAACCATGATATCACCTGATGAAATATCGGGAATTGCTTCACGGATAGATGGAGTGCTCGTTATTGACGAAGCATATGCTGATTTCTCTGAAGAAAATTGTCTCTCCCTTGTTGAACATCACGATAATATCATTATTCTTCGCACCCTATCAAAATCATATTCATTGGCCGGCATTCGATTTGGCTTTTGCATTGCTCAGGAACCGATCATTCAGGGACTGATGAAGGTAAAAGATTCATACAACGTTGACAGGCTTAGCATTGCAGCTGCTGTGGCCGCGCTTGAAGACCAGGATAACATGAAGATGAATGTCAGAAAAATAACAGAAACAAGGCAGTCTCTTACTACGGCTTTGCAGGATATGGGGTTCTCTGTATATCCATCAAAAACCAACTTTATCCTTGCCGAATGCATGGAAGGCATTTCTGCATATGAATTGTATCAGGCTTTAAAATCAAGAAAGGTACTCGTGAGATATTTTAACTTAAGAAGACTGGATAATTGCCTGAGAATTACTATTGGGACAAAAGAAGAAATTGACATCTTGTTAAAACACCTCAGAGAGCTGCTTGTTCATTTAACTTCCTTTGAGAAAAAGGGATCATCTCCAAAATAG
- the hisB gene encoding imidazoleglycerol-phosphate dehydratase HisB — protein sequence MTKRTATIHRKTTETQIELTINLDGEGDSQINTGIGFLDHMLHLLARHALFDLIIKATGDLTVDGHHTAEDVGICLGQGIKDALGKKKGIRRFSSVSVPMQESLANIALDISGRPELIFNVKFPAERVGNFDTELIEEFLNALSVHAGITIHVNVPYGKNTHHMAEAIFKGLAKALEEAVRKDERIKDIPSTKGIL from the coding sequence ATGACAAAACGTACTGCGACTATTCATAGAAAGACAACAGAAACACAGATCGAGTTAACAATTAACCTTGATGGAGAAGGAGATAGCCAGATCAACACAGGCATCGGTTTCCTCGATCATATGCTTCATCTACTTGCAAGACATGCATTGTTTGATTTGATAATCAAGGCAACCGGAGACCTTACCGTAGATGGCCATCATACCGCAGAGGATGTAGGAATATGTCTAGGGCAGGGGATAAAAGATGCATTAGGCAAGAAAAAGGGAATCCGGCGTTTTTCAAGTGTTAGTGTACCCATGCAGGAATCCCTCGCAAACATCGCATTGGATATCAGTGGAAGGCCGGAATTGATATTTAATGTAAAATTCCCTGCTGAAAGGGTTGGAAATTTTGATACAGAACTTATAGAGGAGTTTTTGAACGCATTAAGCGTTCATGCTGGTATCACTATTCATGTAAATGTCCCCTATGGAAAGAATACGCATCACATGGCCGAAGCTATTTTTAAAGGCCTTGCAAAGGCACTGGAAGAGGCAGTTCGCAAGGATGAGCGTATAAAAGATATCCCGTCAACAAAAGGAATACTTTAA
- a CDS encoding PQQ-binding-like beta-propeller repeat protein, with amino-acid sequence MIKKYAGLFALLISLLLIPHIISSAILYAQLADTPWPLFRHDLQRTGKSPYMSVQKPVLKWAFQTGGAITSSPVIGDNGTIYFGSKDKKLYALTRDGELKWFFKTEGEVESSPAIRKDGTILFGSWDSHLYALNPDSSILWKYKTEGGIISSPAIGPDGTIYVGSWDKKLHAITSNGNLKWTQKTADHIVSSPAIAPNGRIYFGSGDYFLFNMEPNGKAIWSFGTRYLLDASPLITPSGNICIGSEDAKFYVFRPDGRVEWTFDTQYDIDSSAAIDSQGNIYFGSGDNNLYALASDGKLRWGFETGASIHSSPAIGADDTIYFGSRDKNIYALSSQGNLKWVFETGDAIESSPCIDADGTLYIGSNDGKLYAIGDAPVHRGPSRDNW; translated from the coding sequence ATGATAAAAAAATATGCTGGGCTTTTTGCTTTGTTAATATCTTTACTTCTCATTCCTCACATCATATCATCAGCAATACTTTACGCTCAGCTTGCCGATACCCCATGGCCTCTGTTCAGGCACGATTTGCAGCGTACAGGAAAAAGTCCTTACATGAGCGTTCAAAAACCCGTTCTCAAATGGGCATTTCAGACTGGAGGAGCAATAACATCATCTCCGGTTATCGGAGATAACGGAACAATCTATTTCGGGTCAAAAGATAAAAAACTTTATGCCCTTACGAGAGATGGTGAACTGAAATGGTTCTTTAAAACAGAAGGAGAAGTTGAGTCTTCGCCTGCTATCAGAAAAGACGGCACGATCCTTTTTGGATCGTGGGATAGCCATCTCTATGCTTTAAACCCGGACAGCAGTATTCTCTGGAAGTATAAAACCGAAGGAGGTATCATTTCTTCCCCTGCTATCGGGCCTGACGGTACAATCTACGTTGGATCCTGGGATAAAAAATTGCACGCTATTACCTCAAATGGCAACCTGAAATGGACCCAAAAAACTGCTGATCATATCGTATCATCTCCGGCCATTGCACCAAATGGCAGAATTTACTTCGGTTCAGGAGATTATTTTCTTTTCAACATGGAACCAAATGGTAAGGCAATATGGAGTTTTGGAACACGGTATCTTTTGGATGCATCTCCACTGATAACCCCTTCTGGAAATATCTGCATCGGTTCTGAGGATGCAAAATTCTATGTTTTTCGTCCTGATGGACGTGTTGAATGGACATTTGATACCCAATATGATATCGACTCTTCCGCAGCCATAGACAGCCAGGGGAATATCTATTTTGGCTCAGGAGATAATAATCTCTATGCCCTTGCCTCTGACGGGAAATTACGATGGGGCTTTGAGACAGGGGCATCTATTCATTCATCTCCGGCTATCGGGGCAGACGACACCATCTACTTTGGTTCCAGAGACAAAAATATCTATGCGCTCAGTTCTCAAGGAAATCTCAAGTGGGTCTTTGAAACAGGCGATGCAATAGAATCATCACCCTGCATTGATGCCGATGGCACTTTGTACATTGGCTCCAATGATGGAAAACTCTATGCAATAGGAGATGCGCCCGTCCATAGAGGTCCATCTCGGGATAACTGGTAA